The Corynebacterium camporealensis genome contains a region encoding:
- a CDS encoding copper oxidase — protein sequence MTEDKWSARTWHRRASKPVTIWMIIFIVCGVGHILIPNYRWVLIHLFTLGILSNAILVWSQHLTEKFVQQRLPDSARPKQLARIYIFNLGVIIVLAGQILIDAWSQHWILTLTGAAIISAMVAWHGFVLFTQWKSAANKRFRPVVAAYVFSALCLAVGAFFGGFLSLNPGNPQLLLAHIGANVGGFVGLAAAGSLTILFPAIWRSNGTNRYMNTSFILLAVGVLGTSIGSLMGFPQAGLVIYVVGWVLSLQQWLGTALRSRTPLTYPSVSVLLAVVWLVGALTYYTVQHFLTEEPALPTLALLVGFAAQLLIGVMSYLLPTTMGGGPAAVRAGLQKLNGMGLFRSTLINLGLLAWITTDISWLSVVMSMLSLGALAVFPILMVRAVKAQRAVITGKAEGPPPQEYTPWDQVAAGIAIIAAICVLFLRA from the coding sequence ATGACTGAGGATAAGTGGTCCGCCCGCACCTGGCACCGTCGCGCTTCCAAGCCCGTCACCATCTGGATGATCATCTTCATCGTCTGCGGTGTCGGCCATATCCTCATCCCCAACTACCGTTGGGTACTCATTCACCTGTTTACCCTGGGCATTTTGAGCAATGCCATTCTGGTTTGGTCGCAGCACCTTACCGAAAAGTTCGTCCAGCAACGCCTGCCTGATTCTGCTCGGCCGAAGCAGTTGGCCCGGATTTATATCTTTAATCTCGGTGTCATCATTGTCCTAGCCGGGCAAATACTTATCGATGCCTGGTCGCAACACTGGATCCTAACTCTCACCGGTGCAGCCATTATTTCTGCCATGGTGGCCTGGCACGGATTCGTGTTATTTACACAGTGGAAGTCCGCTGCCAATAAACGTTTCCGCCCGGTGGTTGCTGCCTATGTCTTTTCCGCACTGTGTTTGGCAGTCGGTGCATTCTTTGGCGGTTTCTTGTCGCTTAATCCTGGCAACCCGCAGCTGTTATTGGCCCATATTGGCGCCAATGTCGGTGGCTTTGTCGGCCTGGCCGCCGCCGGATCACTCACCATTTTGTTCCCGGCTATCTGGCGCAGCAATGGCACGAATCGCTACATGAATACCAGCTTTATTCTGCTGGCTGTAGGCGTACTCGGCACCAGTATTGGTTCCCTTATGGGATTCCCGCAGGCCGGTCTGGTGATTTACGTCGTGGGTTGGGTATTAAGCCTCCAGCAATGGCTGGGCACCGCTCTGCGCTCGCGCACTCCGCTGACATATCCTTCGGTGTCCGTCCTGTTGGCCGTCGTCTGGCTGGTTGGCGCGCTCACCTACTACACGGTCCAACACTTCCTCACCGAAGAGCCTGCTTTGCCGACGTTGGCGCTGCTGGTTGGCTTTGCCGCACAATTGCTCATTGGCGTGATGAGCTACCTCTTGCCGACGACCATGGGGGGTGGCCCAGCAGCCGTCCGCGCAGGCCTGCAGAAGCTCAACGGCATGGGCTTGTTCCGCTCCACGCTGATTAACCTCGGTTTGCTGGCCTGGATTACCACGGACATTTCCTGGTTGTCCGTGGTTATGTCGATGTTGAGCCTCGGCGCTCTGGCCGTGTTCCCCATCCTCATGGTGCGCGCGGTCAAGGCACAGCGCGCAGTCATTACCGGCAAAGCTGAGGGCCCACCGCCGCAGGAGTACACCCCGTGGGATCAGGTCGCCGCAGGTATCGCCATCATTGCCGCTATTTGCGTGCTGTTTTTAAGGGCTTAA